The DNA sequence CGGCTGGCCGACGACGGCCGGCAATGCCTGGTTCATTCGCGGGCTGATCGTTCTCGGCGGCCTGATGATCATCCTGCCGATGGTGCTGACCGGGCGCCTGATGAGCGAGCGGCAGATGAACATCCGCGCGCTGAGACACAGCAAGGCGCAGCTGCAGGAGCTCTCCCACCGCCTGAAGATCGCGCTGGACTCCTCGCAGATCGGCATTTGGGAGCTGGACATTGCCAGTGGCAAGCTGCTTTGGGACGACCGGATGCGCGAACTCTACGGCCGCGTCGGCTCCGCCCGCGAGACCTATGAGGACTGGAGGAGTGCCCTTTATCCCGACGATCTCCAGCGCGCCGAAGGCGAGTTCGCTGAAGCACTCAAGACCGGCGACGCCTACAACTCGGACTTCCGCATCTCCCTCCCAGACGGCAATTTGCGCCACATTCGCGCGATCGGCTCCGCCTATATCGGCGCCGATGGCATGCGGAAGGTGGTCGGGGTCAACTGGGATGTGACCGCCGATTTCGAGACCCGCGAAACCCTGTTCGAAGCCAAGCGCATGGCCGAGGCACACAGCGTCGAACTCGAGGCTGCCCGTCATCGCATGGAGTTCAACGCCCTGCACGATCCGCTGACCGGCCTGCCGAACCGCCGGTTCCTCGATCAGGTCCTGGCCGAGCGCAACAGGCATTTCGCGCCGGAGGCTCGCCTGAGCATCTTCCACATGGATCTCGACCGGTTCAAGCAGATCAACGATACGCTCGGCCACGCCGCCGGCGACGAAATCCTGCGCCATGCCGCCGAGCTGCTGCGCGGCAATGCGGATGCCAGGGACTTCGTTGCCCGCATCGGCGGCGATGAATTCGTCATCGTTCGCCAGGATAGCGGGATAGAACCGGACGCCACGCTGGCATCCCGCATCATCGAGGCGATGAGCGTGCCCGTCCGCTACAAGGATCAGGAGTGCCGCATCGGCGTCAGCATCGGCATCGCTGCCCAGGCCAAGGCAACGGATGACCTGTCGCATGTGCTCGTCAATGCCGATATCGCGCTCTACGAAGCCAAGCGTCGCGGCCGCAACCGGCACGAGACCTTCACGGGCGAGTTGAAGACGGCCGTTTTCAAGACCAAGCAGACGGCCGACGAGATCCTTCGCGGGCTGGAGCACAACGAGTTCATCGCGCATTTCCAGCCGCAGTTCTGCCCGCGTACCCTCGACATAACAGGGGTCGAGGCGCTGGCCCGCTGGGATCATCCGTCCAAGGGACTGCTCGGGCCGCATACGTTCCTGAAGACGGCGGAAGACATCAATGTGGTCGCGTCGATCGACCAGGCTATCCTGGAACAGGCACTGTTCCAGATCTACCGCTGGGAGGCGGGCGGGATCCATATTCCCAAGGTCTCGGTCAACCTGTCCTATGCGCGTCTTCACGATGAAAACCTGATCGATCGTCTCGAACAATTGAAGATTCCCAAGGGCCGCCTGTCTTTCGAACTCCTGGAATCGATCTCCTTCGACGAGAGCGACGTGACCGTGCTTTCCAACATCCGCCGGATCAAGGAGCTCGGCATCGACATCGAGATCGACGATTTCGGCACCGGCTATGCCTCGATCCTGAGCCTTCTGAAACTGACCCCGCGACGGCTGAAAATCGACCGCCAGCTCGTGCTGCCGATCCTCGAGTCACCCGCTGAAAAGCGCCTCGTCGAATCGATCATCGATATCGGCACGTCGCTCGGGATCGAAGTGATCGCCGAGGGCGTCGAGACGCTGGAACACGCCCATATCCTGAAGGAACTCGGTTGCCACGGACTGCAGGGTTATGCCTTCGCGCGGCCGATGAACGCCAACGACCTCGCGACCTTCGCCTTCGAGCGCCGCTGGCTTGCGGCCTGAGAAGCACGCCGGCCTGCCGCAAAAAACACGGTGCGTGCATTTTTCGCACCGGTAAGGCTTGGCAGCTTTGTCGCGAATCGCCATAAAAACAATTGCCTGCCTCCACGATCTTGGGATCGGCAGCATCACCTGCGGCAGTCGCTGATGCGACCGCCCTTTCGGGCCTCTAGGGCGTCCCGCTTCAAGTGCAACCCACTGAAGCGGAAAAGATGCTCTAGATTCAACATCCTGGTGCGTCCCTTGTGCAATCTTTTGAAAGCACGGCGCTCTGGTGCCCGCTCTCCATGAAACCCGAACGAAGGGAACGGTACGATCGAATACGCGGGAAAATTGCTTTCTGTCTTCATTCTCGCCCCATTTGCGGGAAGCCTCCTTGCAATCTTCTTTCCGCCCGATCAACGCGGTGCGACAGCCTGGTTCGCGGGAGCGATCGCGCTTCTGTGTTTCCTCGTCGCCGCCAGCCTCTATCCCTTCGTCACTTCGGGCGGCGTGCTGCGCTACGACATCGCCTGGCTCCCGGAACTCGGCCTCAATTTCACCCTTCGTATGGACGGTTTCGCCTGGCTCTTCACGGTGCTGGTGACGGCGATCGGCGTACTCGTCGTCCTTTACGCCCGCTATTACATGGCCGCGGAAGACCCGGTACCGCGCTTCCTGGCACTGTTTCTCGCCTTCATGGGCTCGATGCTCGGCGTCGTGCTATCAGGCAATCTCATCCTGCTTGCCGTCTTCTGGGAACTGACGAGCATCGTTTCGTTCCTCCTGATCGGCTACTGGCACCACAATGCCCATGCCCGTGACGGCGCCCGCATGGCGTTGACAGTCACCGGCACCGGCGGCCTCTGCATGCTCGTCGGGCTGCTGCTGATGGGCCGCATCGTCGGCAGCTACGACCTCGACGTCGTGCTCGCGTCGGGCGATCTGATCCGCAACTCGCCGCTCTATTTGCCGGTCCTGATCCTGGTCCTGCTCGGCGCGTTGACCAAGAGCGCGCAGTTCCCGTTCCACTTCTGGCTGCCGCAGGCCATGGCAGCGCCCACTCCGGTCTCCGCCTACCTGCACTCCGCAACCATGGTGAAGGCGGGCGTCTTCCTGCTCGTGCGTCTCTGGCCGGTCATGGCCGGCACCGAGGCCTGGTTCTGGATCGTCGGTCTTGCCGGGCTTTCCACCCTGCTGCTCGGCGCCTATTTCGCCATCTTCCAGCAGGACCTCAAAGGCCTGCTGGCCTATTCCACCATCAGCCATCTCGGCCTGATCACGGTGCTCCTGAGCCTTGGAAGCCCGCTTGCTGCGGTCGCCGCGATCTTCCACATCGTCAATCACGCCACCTTCAAGGCGTCGCTGTTCATGGCGGCGGGTATCATCGACCACGAGACCGGCACGCGTGACATGCGCAAGCTCGGCGGGCTGATCCGCTATATGCCTGGAACGGCGGTGCTCGCCATGGTCGCGAGCGCGGCCATGGCTGGTGTTCCGCTTCTGAACGGTTTCATCTCGAAGGAAATGTTCTTCGCCGAGGCGATCGAAACGCACCAGGCCAACGTCCTCGACACGATGACGCCCTATGTCGCGACGCTCGCCGGCATGTTCGCGGTCACCTATTCGCTGCGCTTCATCCATAGCGTCTTCTTCGGCAAGACGCCCGAGGATCTGCCGAAGGTGCCGCACGAGCCGCCGCGCTGGATGCGCGTGCCGATCGAGTTCCTCGTGCTCGCCTGCCTGGTCGTCGGCATTATCCCGGCGATTACCATCGGTCCGTTCCTGCACACGGCGGTCGTATCGATTCTCGGGGCCAGCACGCCCTACTACAGCCTGTCCGTCTGGCATGGCTGGAACCTGCCGCTGATCATGAGCTTCGTCGCGCTGGCAGGCGGTGTCGGTCTCTATTTCCTGATGCGCAACTACCTTGCCACCAGCATCGAAGGGCCGCCGATCTTCC is a window from the Ensifer adhaerens genome containing:
- a CDS encoding monovalent cation/H+ antiporter subunit A — protein: MLSVFILAPFAGSLLAIFFPPDQRGATAWFAGAIALLCFLVAASLYPFVTSGGVLRYDIAWLPELGLNFTLRMDGFAWLFTVLVTAIGVLVVLYARYYMAAEDPVPRFLALFLAFMGSMLGVVLSGNLILLAVFWELTSIVSFLLIGYWHHNAHARDGARMALTVTGTGGLCMLVGLLLMGRIVGSYDLDVVLASGDLIRNSPLYLPVLILVLLGALTKSAQFPFHFWLPQAMAAPTPVSAYLHSATMVKAGVFLLVRLWPVMAGTEAWFWIVGLAGLSTLLLGAYFAIFQQDLKGLLAYSTISHLGLITVLLSLGSPLAAVAAIFHIVNHATFKASLFMAAGIIDHETGTRDMRKLGGLIRYMPGTAVLAMVASAAMAGVPLLNGFISKEMFFAEAIETHQANVLDTMTPYVATLAGMFAVTYSLRFIHSVFFGKTPEDLPKVPHEPPRWMRVPIEFLVLACLVVGIIPAITIGPFLHTAVVSILGASTPYYSLSVWHGWNLPLIMSFVALAGGVGLYFLMRNYLATSIEGPPIFRLLHGQRIFERVLVTLSWKWARSLEQRLGTRRLQPQMRFLVFIAVSAGALPLLLSHYELPPLLVRSIDPAFALLWAVGIACAIGAAILAKFHRLAALVLLGGAGLTTCLTFVWLSAPDLAVTQLLVEIVTTVLILLGLRWLPKRIEDTQESELLSLRVRFRRLRDFLLAVVAGGGVALIAYTMMTRPMPETIASYFLERAYKEGGGTNVVNVILVDFRGFDTLGEIAVLAIVALTVFALLLRFRPQADSLEAPEQQRVQNAFDDDHPDRSKGDSVAEYLFVPSVIMRWMFPVIGMLAAYLFLRGHDLPGGGFAAGIAMSIGFILQYMSGGTRWVEERLRIHPLRWMSIGLLVAATTGIGSWLFGYPFLTSHAQYVTLPIVGKFPLASALFFDLGVFSLVLGATVLILIALAHQSIRAPRAHARAMRSGKEAR
- a CDS encoding bifunctional diguanylate cyclase/phosphodiesterase, with the protein product MKRLSRVLTPSYLPAIIAAFVVLVAGILADNQNQVVAEARLRTRVAEELNPIRSKLEANVNGNIQLVRGLIGTLVTEPGMDQKRFAALSRSIFTERSQLRSIAAAPNLVVSLVYPLKGNEKALGLDYRKNELQRAAVMRVKNTRQMVLAGPVDLVQGGRGLIGRFPVMIDAGGGSNRFWGIVSAIIDIDRLYRDSGLHSEQPGIDIAIAGRDGTGAEGPVFFGDPAIFKHSPVEMTVLLPGGSWRIAAVPRGGWPTTAGNAWFIRGLIVLGGLMIILPMVLTGRLMSERQMNIRALRHSKAQLQELSHRLKIALDSSQIGIWELDIASGKLLWDDRMRELYGRVGSARETYEDWRSALYPDDLQRAEGEFAEALKTGDAYNSDFRISLPDGNLRHIRAIGSAYIGADGMRKVVGVNWDVTADFETRETLFEAKRMAEAHSVELEAARHRMEFNALHDPLTGLPNRRFLDQVLAERNRHFAPEARLSIFHMDLDRFKQINDTLGHAAGDEILRHAAELLRGNADARDFVARIGGDEFVIVRQDSGIEPDATLASRIIEAMSVPVRYKDQECRIGVSIGIAAQAKATDDLSHVLVNADIALYEAKRRGRNRHETFTGELKTAVFKTKQTADEILRGLEHNEFIAHFQPQFCPRTLDITGVEALARWDHPSKGLLGPHTFLKTAEDINVVASIDQAILEQALFQIYRWEAGGIHIPKVSVNLSYARLHDENLIDRLEQLKIPKGRLSFELLESISFDESDVTVLSNIRRIKELGIDIEIDDFGTGYASILSLLKLTPRRLKIDRQLVLPILESPAEKRLVESIIDIGTSLGIEVIAEGVETLEHAHILKELGCHGLQGYAFARPMNANDLATFAFERRWLAA